The Salvia miltiorrhiza cultivar Shanhuang (shh) chromosome 1, IMPLAD_Smil_shh, whole genome shotgun sequence genome has a window encoding:
- the LOC131005564 gene encoding uncharacterized protein LOC131005564 has translation MDASTQSGSNPSGSNPSGSGPSGSGPIFDNRPPEDENPNVEEERVASDGRTWAYFTRSILRSTGAIRARATDSFQGMPHESGTNWKNLTEGMRDFYFDEFEKAFCWDKTQHTRHVIKKAWVKSARVAYKDYISNCKKVLLIHKKKIDYLQPNIEAAWRAYWALPDTQARSAQASRNRRSEPGGPGTGMAIHHGGSRSALDHAEHLARESNISFDEATWATFRRMHYKNGQYTAGRPAQHGEEVTPADVERIFREVVALDSRGRIMGLGMMMSRAITESGESSSTHSTSTSQFPFPVASRDELITLREELSSTQRELEVRRASEEAQSKAIQEMQAQIALLMRGYHAQSPSDASDGTHPDL, from the exons ATGGATGCTTCTACTCAATCCGGGTCTAATCCATCCGGGTCTAATCCATCTGGTTCGGGTCCATCCGGTTCTGGTCCTATTTTCGATAATAGGCCGCCAGAGGATGAAAACCCTAATGTGGAGGAGGAACGTGTTGCTAGTGATGGGCGGACATGGGCTTATTTCACTCGTAG TATCCTGAGGTCGACTGGAGCTATTCGGGCTAGGGCGACTGATAGCTTTCAAGGTATGCCACATGAAAGTGGCACCAATTGGAAGAATTTGACTGAGGGGATGAgggatttttattttgatgagtTTGAG AAAGCATTTTGTTGGGATAAAACGCAACATACCAGGCATGTTATTAAGAAAGCGTGGGTTAAGTCAGCTCGAGTGGCGTACAAGGATTACATCAGCAATTGCAAGAAGGTCCTGTTGATACATAAGAAGAAGATTGATTATCTTCAGCCTAACATTGAGGCAGCTTGGAGGGCTTATTGGGCTTTGCCTGATACTCAGGCAAGGTCTGCTCAGGCGTCCAGGAATCGCCGCTCAGAGCCAGGCGGTCCGGGTACAGGGATGGCTATCCATCATGGAGGGTCGCGCAGTGCTTTAGATCATGCTGAGCATCTG GCTCGGGAGAGCAATATTTCTTTTGACGAGGCTACTTGGGCGACTTTTCGACGGATGCATTATAAGAATGGACAGTATACCGCTGGACGACCTGCGCAGCACGGG GAAGAGGTCACGCCCGCAGATGTAGAGCGCATCTTCCGAGAGGTCGTCGCTCTTGATTCGAGGGGGCGCATCATGGGATTAGGCATGATGATGTCTAGGGCGATTACTGAGAGCGGCGAGTCGTCGAGCACGCACTCCACTAGCACCTCCCAGTTTCCTTTCCCTGTTGCCTCGAGAGATGAGCTCATTACATTGAGGGAGGAGCTGAGCTCCACACAGAGGGAGCTAGAGGTCAGGAGAGCGAGCGAGGAGGCTCAGAGCAAGGCTATACAGGAGATGCAAGCCCAGATCGCCCTCCTCATGCGAGGATATCATGCGCAGTCCCCCTCCGACGCCTCTGATGGGACCCACCCGGACCTCTGA
- the LOC131005574 gene encoding uncharacterized protein LOC131005574 encodes MVMDVATAQFHNVDDLIEESPNPTAHHLYDMLKAADRELWPGCKTHTQLSLVARLMSLKSDNNMSERCFDQILELIKEIVPDNNLVTGDFYSAKKLLRGLGLPVEKIDCCRNNCMLFWGDDESLNECKFCDAKRYKESSGPSGSRQRRLVAVSQMHYFPITPRLQRLYASKATAADMRWHATSVNDGVMRHPADSPAWKHFDNTFPDFAAEVRNVRLGLCTDGFSPFNNFGKQYSSWPILLTPYNLPPWMCMREQHIFLTAVVPGPHNPKDMIDIFLQPLIVELSHLWEVGVQTYDISLKNNFQMRAALLWTISDFPAYSMLSGWSTAGRLACPRCCDDTDSFRLPLSGKQSWFDCHRRFLPTDHPFRRNKNAFIKNAQVRKGPPQTKNGYQLLAEIEGLGIKKVTELTVEETRLRISKRQRTYESGWRKKSIFWDLPYWSSLLIRHNLDVMHIEKNVFDNLFNTIMNTKGKTKDTAKSREELNRFCRRPELEANEQTGKYPKACA; translated from the coding sequence ATGGTGATGGATGTAGCGACAGCTCAATTTCACAATGTCGATGATTTAATTGAAGAATCTCCAAACCCAACAGCCCATCATTTGTATGATATGTTAAAGGCGGCTGATAGAGAGTTGTGGCCTGGCTGTAAAACCCATACCCAATTATCTCTTGTAGCTCGATTGATGAGTTTAAAATCTGATAATAATATGTCTGAGCGATGTTTTGATCAGATTTTGGAgttgattaaagaaatagttCCCGATAATAATTTGGTGACTGGAGATTTCTACAGTGCAAAGAAATTGCTTCGTGGGCTGGGTTTGccagttgagaagattgattgTTGTCGTAATAATTGTATGCTTTTTTGGGGGGATGATGAAAGCTTGAACGAGTGTAAGTTTTGCGATGCAAAACGTTACAAAGAATCTTCTGGTCCCAGTGGTAGTCGTCAACGACGCCTAGTTGCAGTCAGTCAGATGCATTACTTTCCCATCACCCCAAGATTGCAAAGGTTATATGCATCTAAAGCAACAGCAGCTGATATGCGATGGCATGCTACATCAGTTAATGATGGTGTGATGAGACACCCTGCAGACTCACCTGCATGGAAACATTTTGACAACACATTTCCTGATTTTGCGGCTGAGgtcagaaatgtgagattggggCTTTGTACTGACGGATTCTCGCCATTCAACAATTTTGGAAAGCAATATTCCTCATGGCCAATCCTACTTACTCCATACAATCTTCCTCCTTGGATGTGCATGAGAGAACAACACATATTTCTCACTGCTGTCGTCCCTGGGCCACACAATCCAAAGGATATGATTGATATTTTTCTTCAACCGTTGATTGTTGAGTTATCTCATCTTTGGGAAGTGGGTGTCCAAACGTATGACATATCATTGAAGAATAATTTCCAAATGCGTGCTGCACTTTTGTGGACAATTAGTGACTTTCCCGCTTATTCCATGCTTTCTGGTTGGAGTACAGCTGGTAGATTGGCATGTCCACGTTGTTGTGATGATACAGATTCTTTTCGATTACCTTTGAGTGGTAAACAATCCTGGTTTGACTGTCATAGGAGGTTCTTACCCACTGATCATCCTTTTCGACGCAACAAAAATGCGTTTATAAAAAATGCTCAAGTAAGAAAAGGTCCTCCACAAACAAAAAATGGGTACCAGTTGTTGGCTGAGATTGAGGGATTGGGGATTAAAAAAGTAACAGAATTGACAGTTGAAGAGACTCGATTACGGATATCTAAACGACAAAGAACTTATGAATCAGGTTGGAGGAAAAAAAGTATATTCTGGGATTTGCCATATTGGAGTTCGTTGCTTATACGTCATAATCTTGATGTTATGCATATAGAAAAGAACGTCTTTGATAATTTGTTCAACACCATTATGAACACTAAAGGCAAAACAAAGGATACGGCCAAATCTCGCGAAGAATTGAATAGGTTTTGTCGCAGACCTGAGTTAGAAGCCAATGAACAAACAGGAAAGTACCCTAAAGCATGTGCTTGA